The Malus domestica chromosome 06, GDT2T_hap1 genome has a segment encoding these proteins:
- the LOC103437757 gene encoding uncharacterized protein isoform X2, with amino-acid sequence MEEEKAAAYYDELTRRGEGAARFKQGLGFSSANSDSENTPVRGSALAYSTSSSFLSKFVKASSPKKESELRNQAQIESIQNKLKRKRPDAAEEREEKQPARVSQRDNKHSRKRSRSRSRSRSRERHSRRRSRSRERHRERDRDRERRKRSRSGSDSDGGRRRRGRSRSRSSSPRERVSERTKGKSGKERKGGGADYSKLIEGYDKMSAAERVKAKMKLQLAETSEKDAAKGMGSGWERFEFNKDAPLDDEEVEAADDDAALVKHIGQSFRFSAVETKREEQLRSAHDEAMFGASDDRPTIVMDSEIEAENDTKDSKESEPTTTVLLSDTVLAKKQGSWRDRIRDKRN; translated from the exons ATGGAGGAGGAAAAAGCGGCGGCGTACTACGACGAGCTGACTCGGCGCGGCGAAGGAGCCGCCCGATTCAAACAAGGCCTCGGCTTTTCCTCCGCAAACTCGGATTCCGAAAATACCCCTGTGCGCGGCTCAGCGCTGGCGTATTCCACCTCGTCCTCCTTCCTCAGTAAGTTCGTTAAGGCGTCCAGCCCGAAGAAAGAGTCGGAGCTCCGAAATCAGGCCCAAATCGAGTCCATACAGAACAAGCTCAAGAGGAAGAGGCCCGACGCGGCGGAGGAAAGAGAAGAGAAACAACCGGCTAGGGTTTCGCAGAGAGATAATAAGCATTCGAGGAAGCGGAGCAGGAGCAGGAGCAGGAGCAGGAGCAGAGAGAGGCATTCGAGGCGGAGAAGTAGGAGCAGAGAGAGACATAGAGAAAGAGATagggatagagagagaaggaagaggagtAGGTCCGGGAGCGATTCCGATGGAGGTAGACGACGGAGAGGGAGGAGCCGGAGTCGGAG CTCGTCGCCGAGGGAGAGGGTTTCGGAGAGGACCAAAGGTAAATCGGGGAAGGAGAGGAAAGGCGGCGGTGCTGATTATTCCAAGCTGATTGAAGGCTATGATAAGATG TCAGCGGCCGAGAGAGTGAAGGCGAAGATGAAGCTTCAACTTGCCGAAACTT CTGAGAAGGATGCAGCGAAAGGGATGGGCTCGGGTTGGGAAAGGTTCGAGTTCAACAAAGATGCACCACTTGATGATGAAGAAGTTGAAG CTGCTGATGATGATGCAGCACTAGTTAAGCACATTGGCCAAAGCTTCCGGTTTTCTGCAGTTGAG ACAAAAAGGGAGGAGCAGCTCAGATCTGCTCATGATGAGGCTATGTTTGGTGCATCAGATGATCGACCGACCATTGTGATGGATAGTGAAATTGAGGCAGAGAACGACACAAAGGATAGCAAAGAAAGTGAGCCTACAACTACAGTCCTCTTGAGTGATACG GTACTTGCAAAGAAACAAGGTTCATGGCGTGATCGTATACGTGACAAAAGGAATTAA
- the LOC103437756 gene encoding two-component response regulator ARR5-like encodes MATAGEILRRNLTEGFDLSGDSQMRSGELHVLAVDDSHVDRKVIERLLKISSCKVTAVDSGTRALQYLGLDGEKSSVGFDNMKVNLIITDYSMPGMTGYELLKKIKESSTFREVPVVIMSSENILTRIDRCLEEGAEDYIVKPVKLSDVNRLKNVMMGGGERKETEEKENHKRTFSVEYNASSTPSPLPQLSQPFACNLASSQLPPLSPSSPLPCSSSKRPRLHKMD; translated from the exons ATGGCGACAGCAGGCGAGATTCTCAGGCGGAATCTGACCGAAGGTTTTGATCTTTCCGGTGATTCGCAGATGCGTTCCGGCGAGCTGCATGTTCTTGCTGTGGATGACAGCCACGTGGACCGGAAGGTCATTGAACGCCTGCTCAAGATATCATCCTGCAAAG tGACGGCTGTTGACAGTGGGACGAGAGCGCTGCAATATCTGGGCTTGGATGGAGAGAAGAGCTCGGTTGGGTTTGAT AACATGAAGGTGAATTTGATCATAACGGACTACTCAATGCCAGGGATGACAGGATATGAACTGCTAAAGAAAATCAAG GAATCATCGACTTTTCGAGAAGTGCCGGTGGTGATCATGTCATCGGAGAACATCCTGACTCGAATTGATAG atgCTTAGAGGAAGGAGCTGAGGACTATATAGTGAAGCCGGTGAAGCTTTCCGACGTGAACCGGTTGAAAAACGTCATGATGggaggaggagaaagaaaagaaactgaAGAGAAAGAAAATCACAAAAGAACATTTTCAGTTGAATACAACGCATCATCAACTCCCTCCCCTTTACCGCAGCTTTCGCAACCGTTCGCTTGCAATCTAGCATCGTCTCAGCTGCCACCTTTGTCGCCATCATCGCCGTTGCCATGTTCGTCATCAAAGAGACCGAGATTGCACAAGATGGATTGA
- the LOC103437757 gene encoding uncharacterized protein isoform X1: MEEEKAAAYYDELTRRGEGAARFKQGLGFSSANSDSENTPVRGSALAYSTSSSFLSKFVKASSPKKESELRNQAQIESIQNKLKRKRPDAAEEREEKQPARVSQRDNKHSRKRSRSRSRSRSRERHSRRRSRSRERHRERDRDRERRKRSRSGSDSDGGRRRRGRSRSRSRSPRDRRKERRRSRSSSPRERVSERTKGKSGKERKGGGADYSKLIEGYDKMSAAERVKAKMKLQLAETSEKDAAKGMGSGWERFEFNKDAPLDDEEVEAADDDAALVKHIGQSFRFSAVETKREEQLRSAHDEAMFGASDDRPTIVMDSEIEAENDTKDSKESEPTTTVLLSDTVLAKKQGSWRDRIRDKRN; encoded by the exons ATGGAGGAGGAAAAAGCGGCGGCGTACTACGACGAGCTGACTCGGCGCGGCGAAGGAGCCGCCCGATTCAAACAAGGCCTCGGCTTTTCCTCCGCAAACTCGGATTCCGAAAATACCCCTGTGCGCGGCTCAGCGCTGGCGTATTCCACCTCGTCCTCCTTCCTCAGTAAGTTCGTTAAGGCGTCCAGCCCGAAGAAAGAGTCGGAGCTCCGAAATCAGGCCCAAATCGAGTCCATACAGAACAAGCTCAAGAGGAAGAGGCCCGACGCGGCGGAGGAAAGAGAAGAGAAACAACCGGCTAGGGTTTCGCAGAGAGATAATAAGCATTCGAGGAAGCGGAGCAGGAGCAGGAGCAGGAGCAGGAGCAGAGAGAGGCATTCGAGGCGGAGAAGTAGGAGCAGAGAGAGACATAGAGAAAGAGATagggatagagagagaaggaagaggagtAGGTCCGGGAGCGATTCCGATGGAGGTAGACGACGGAGAGGGAGGAGCCGGAGTCGGAGTCGATCGCCTCGGGATCGGAGAAAGGAGCGGCGGAGGAGTCGGAGCTCGTCGCCGAGGGAGAGGGTTTCGGAGAGGACCAAAGGTAAATCGGGGAAGGAGAGGAAAGGCGGCGGTGCTGATTATTCCAAGCTGATTGAAGGCTATGATAAGATG TCAGCGGCCGAGAGAGTGAAGGCGAAGATGAAGCTTCAACTTGCCGAAACTT CTGAGAAGGATGCAGCGAAAGGGATGGGCTCGGGTTGGGAAAGGTTCGAGTTCAACAAAGATGCACCACTTGATGATGAAGAAGTTGAAG CTGCTGATGATGATGCAGCACTAGTTAAGCACATTGGCCAAAGCTTCCGGTTTTCTGCAGTTGAG ACAAAAAGGGAGGAGCAGCTCAGATCTGCTCATGATGAGGCTATGTTTGGTGCATCAGATGATCGACCGACCATTGTGATGGATAGTGAAATTGAGGCAGAGAACGACACAAAGGATAGCAAAGAAAGTGAGCCTACAACTACAGTCCTCTTGAGTGATACG GTACTTGCAAAGAAACAAGGTTCATGGCGTGATCGTATACGTGACAAAAGGAATTAA
- the LOC103409735 gene encoding pentatricopeptide repeat-containing protein At1g74900, mitochondrial, with the protein MLTLQLKTAAQKNPKPGFPIPCRSLTTSPSHPSQDSHLANLILKSDPQTLIQILHSPEIDWSSDLVDKTLKRLWNHGPKALQFFKILDHHPNYTHPCSSFDHAIDVAGRLRDYKSLWTLVARMRSRRLGPGPRTFAIITERYVAAGKPDRAVKVFLSMHEHGCPQDLNSFNTILDVLCKAKRVEKACNLFKVFRGRFKADRVSYNIIANGWCLIKRTPKALELLGEMVERGLDPSLTTFNIMLKGYFRAGQIKEAWEFFLQMKKRKCEIDVVAYTTLVHGFGVVGEIKKARRVFDEMVGEGVLPSVATYNALIQVLCKKDNVENAVVVFEEMVSKGYVPNVTTYNVLIRGLCHAGNMDRALAFLDRMKDDECEPNVQTYNVVIRYFCDAGEIEKALNVFEKMGRGDCLPNLDTYNVLISAMFVRKKPEDLLVAGKLLIEMVDRGFLPRRFTFNRVLDGLLVTGNQGFAKEILRLQSKCGRLPRQVKL; encoded by the coding sequence ATGCTCACTCTGCAACTCAAAACTGCCGCAcagaaaaacccaaaacccgGTTTTCCAATTCCGTGTCGGAGCCTCACCACCTCACCTTCACATCCCTCTCAAGACTCACACTTGGCGAACCTGATTCTCAAATCCGACCCGCAAACCCTAATCCAGATTCTTCACAGCCCCGAAATCGACTGGTCTTCGGATTTGGTCGACAAAACCCTGAAGAGGCTCTGGAATCATGGACCCAAAGCCCTCCAATTCTTCAAAATCCTCGACCATCATCCGAACTACACGCATCCTTGCTCCTCCTTCGACCACGCTATCGACGTTGCCGGCCGCCTGCGCGACTACAAGTCCCTCTGGACCCTCGTGGCCCGAATGCGGTCCCGTAGGCTCGGCCCCGGGCCGAGGACTTTCGCTATCATCACCGAGAGGTATGTGGCTGCTGGTAAGCCTGATAGAGCCGTTAAGGTGTTCCTGTCAATGCATGAACATGGTTGTCCTCAGGATTTGAATTCGTTTAATACAATTCTTGATGTGCTTTGTAAAGCTAAGCGTGTCGAAAAGGCGTGTAATTTGTTTAAGGTGTTTAGGGGCAGGTTTAAGGCTGATCGTGTTAGTTACAATATAATTGCGAACGGGTGGTGTTTGATTAAGCGAACCCCGAAAGCTTTGGAGCTTTTGGGGGAGATGGTGGAGAGGGGGTTAGACCCGAGTTTAACGACGTTTAACATAATGCTTAAAGGGTATTTCAGAGCTGGTCAGATTAAGGAAGCTTGGGAGTTCTTTTTGCAGATGAAGAAGAGGAAGTGTGAGATTGATGTTGTTGCTTACACTACTTTGGTTCATGGGTTTGGTGTTGTCGGGGAGATTAAGAAAGCTCGAAGGGTTTTCGATGAGATGGTTGGGGAAGGCGTGCTTCCTTCGGTGGCAACGTACAATGCTTTGATTCAGGTTTTGTGTAAGAAAGATAATGTGGAAAATGCTGTTGTGGTTTTTGAGGAAATGGTGAGCAAAGGTTATGTGCCTAATGTGACGACTTATAATGTATTGATTAGAGGATTGTGTCATGCGGGAAACATGGATAGGGCGCTGGCGTTTTTGGACAGAATGAAGGATGATGAGTGTGAGCCAAATGTTCAGACATATAATGTGGTGATCCGGTACTTTTGTGACGCCGGAGAGATTGAAAAGGCGTTGAATGTGTTTGAGAAGATGGGTCGTGGTGATTGCTTGCCTAATCTGGACACGTACAATGTTTTGATTAGTGCCATGTTTGTGAGGAAGAAACCTGAAGACCTGTTAGTGGCAGGGAAGTTGTTGATTGAGATGGTTGATAGAGGATTTTTGCCGCGAAGGTTCACCTTCAATCGCGTTCTGGATGGGCTTTTGGTAACAGGTAATCAAGGTTTTGCAAAAGAGATTTTAAGATTGCAGAGCAAATGTGGCCGTCTTCCCCGTCAAGTAAAATTGTGA
- the LOC103437759 gene encoding anaphase-promoting complex subunit 8: MSSKENYRIELRTAIRQLSDRCLYVASKWAAEQLVGIIEQDPVKFTPANTRFQRGSSSIRRRFRTNDITSTPASGVSYVSTPVMEEDDIVDGDFYLLAKSYFDCREYRRAAHVLRDQNGKKSVFLRSYALYLAGEKRKEEEMIELEGPLGKSDVVNGELVSLERELSTLRKNGTIDPFGLYLYGLVLKDKGSKSLALTVLVESVNSYPWNWSAWSELQSLCTTVDDLNSLKLNNHWMKDFFLASAYQELRKHSESLKKYEYLKGTFVFSNYIQAQIAKAQYNLREFEQVEAIFEELLRNDPYRVEDMDMYSNVLYAKECYSALSYLAHRVFITDKYRPESCCIIGNYYSLKGQHEKAVVYFRRALKLNRNYLSAWTLMGHEYVEMKNTPAAIEAYRHAVDINPCDYRAWYGLGQAYEMMSMPLYALYYFKKSVFLQPNDSRLWIAMAKCYETEQLHMTEESMKCYKRAVNCNDREAIALHQLAKLNSELGRSDEAAYYYKKDLERMEAEDREGPNMVETLLYLAQYYRQQKRFEESEIYCTRLLDYTGPEKETAKSLLRGMRIEQAGGPSMDVEHFPP; encoded by the exons ATGAGTTCGAAAGAGAACTACAGAATCGAGCTTCGGACTGCGATTCGGCAGCTGAGCGATCGCTGCCTCTACGTTGCTTCCAAATG GGCGGCGGAGCAGCTCGTCGGCATCATCGAGCAGGACCCGGTAAAGTTCACGCCTGCGAACACGAGATTCCAGCGCGGGAGCTCCAGCATCCGGCGCAGATTCCGCACCAACGACATCACTTCGACGCCGGCTTCCGGCGTGTCGTATGTGTCCACTCCGGTGATGGAGGAAGACGACATTGTGGACGGCGATTTCTACCTCCTTGCTAAGTCGTATTTTGACTGCAGGGAGTACAGAAGAGCTGCCCATGTGCTTCGTGATCAGAACGGAAAGAAGTCGGTCTTCTTACGCTCCTATGCTCTATATCTG GCTGGAGAAAAGCGGAAAGAGGAAGAAATGATAGAACTTGAGGGGCCACTAGGAAAGAGCGATGTTGTGAATGGTGAACTGGTTTCTCTCGAGAGGGAGTTATCAACCCTTCGCAAGAATGGGACTATTGATCCTTTTGGACTCTACTTGTATGGTCTTGTGCTCAAAGACAAAGGCAGCAAGAGTCTTGCTCTTACAGTTCTTGTAGAGTCTGTCAATAGCTACCCTTGGAACTGGAGTGCCTGGTCGGAGCTGCAGTCGTTATGCACTACAGTTGACGACTTGAACAGCCTTAAGCTCAATAACCATTGGATGAAGGACTTTTTTCTCGCAAGTGCTTATCAAGAACTGAGGAAGCACAGTGAATCCTTAAAAAAGTATGAATATCTTAAGGGcacttttgttttcagtaattACATTCAGGCTCAAATTGCAAAGGCACAATACAATCTCCGGGAATTTGAACAAGTTGAAGCAATTTTTGAAGAACTTCTTAGGAATGACCCTTACCGAGTGGAAGACATGGACATGTATTCCAATGTGTTATATGCAAAGGAGTGCTACTCTGCACTAAGTTATCTTGCCCATAGAGTATTTATCACTGATAAATACAGGCCTGAATCTTGTTGTATTATCGGAAATTACTACAGCTTAAAAGGGCAGCATGAGAAGGCGGTTGTGTACTTTAGGAGGGCACTCAAATTAAACAGAAATTATTTGTCTGCTTGGACCCTTATGGGTCATGAATATGTTGAGATGAAAAACACCCCAGCTGCTATTGAGGCATATCGCCATGCTGTAGATATAAATCCATGTGATTATCGAGCTTGGTATGGATTGGGACAAGCTTATGAGATGATGAGTATGCCCTTGTATGCTCTTTATTACTTCAAGAAATCAGTATTCTTGCAGCCAAATGATTCTCGGTTGTGGATTGCCATGGCCAAGTGTTATGAAACTGAACAGCTCCACATGACTGAGGAATCGATGAAGTGTTACAAAAGGGCAGTTAATTGTAATGACAGGGAAGCGATTGCCCTGCACCAGTTAGCAAAGCTAAATTCTGAACTTGGACGTTCTGATGAGGCGGCTTATTACTACAAGAAGGATTTGGAGAGGATGGAAGCCGAAGACAGGGAAGGACCAAATATGGTAGAAACCCTTCTATATCTTGCTCAATACTATAGGCAGCAGAAAAGATTTGAAGAATCAGAGATCTATTGTACCCGTCTTCTAGATTATACTGGCCCG GAAAAGGAAACAGCCAAAAGCTTACTTCGGGGAATGAGAATAGAACAAGCCGGTGGTCCTTCAATGGATGTTGAGCACTTTCCTCCATAA
- the LOC103437758 gene encoding uncharacterized protein has product MAANRWLRPEVYPLFAATGVAVGICGLSLFRHITINPEVRVTKENRAAGVLDNHAEGEKYKEHFLRKFVRNKAPEIMPGINAFFTDPSKN; this is encoded by the exons ATGGCTGCGAATCGCTGGCTGAGGCCCGAG gtTTATCCACTGTTCGCTGCCACAGGGGTCGCCGTAGGGATCTGCGGGTTGAGTCTGTTCCGCCATATCACCATCAACCCTGAAGTCAg AGTGACCAAGGAGAACAGAGCTGCTGGAGTATTGGACAATCACGCCGAGGGAGAAAAGTACAAGGAGCATTTCCTGAGGAAATTCGTCCGCAACAAGGCACCGGAAATTATGCCAGGCATCAACGCTTTCTTCACCGACCCGAGCAAGAACTGA
- the LOC103437760 gene encoding protein SUPPRESSOR OF GENE SILENCING 3-like produces MSSRRGGGNPKGKQLSQGVANISLDSAQDNGEWEVIGKKTKNRGGGRFGPQNSSYKAWGPPPQGVPITGMPGSQAARPQKPAGGRNARNQYNSTGGFGDNSVAPKNVIPPPLDQGWNWQSRAGKKDKNVAPPVAVAEDYGDEDNSDPLSDLDDSDEDLFSDEFDSDSSEKSHETRKKSNWFKQFFDEFDRLSVDEVADPARRWHCPACKKGPGAIDWYDGLQPLKRHAETKGAKRVKLHRELAKLIDAELQLKGASVTPVGQVFGRWAALKDEEKNRKVIWPPMVLIMNTKLEQDEFDKWIGMGTEELLDLFDDYHASKARHSYGPQGHCGMSMLIFEASAMGHFEAERLHRHFADQGFGRDAWERNPVLFRPGLVRQLYGFLPTKRDLDSFNHHCDDKGRVKFDIKSYQEMVLQPTRQMSLDSEEVIRLKDKLPKEMRLRKDAEETNAILRGKIEKLQDENRSLKQRITKHLEENKEEMILQEEFYKGVISLPRD; encoded by the coding sequence ATGAGTTCAAGAAGAGGCGGCGGAAATCCAAAAGGAAAGCAGTTGAGTCAGGGTGTAGCAAACATTAGCCTGGACTCGGCACAGGACAATGGAGAATGGGAGGTAATTGGCAAGAAAACGAAGAACAGAGGTGGTGGCAGATTTGGTCCTCAAAATTCTAGTTACAAGGCTTGGGGACCACCGCCACAAGGTGTTCCAATCACAGGCATGCCTGGTTCACAAGCTGCTCGTCCTCAAAAACCTGCTGGAGGAAGAAATGCAAGGAATCAGTATAACAGCACTGGTGGTTTCGGAGATAACTCTGTGGCCCCGAAAAATGTGATTCCCCCTCCGCTGGACCAAGGATGGAACTGGCAATCCAGAGCTGGCAAGAAAGACAAGAATGTGGCTCCTCCTGTTGCTGTTGCCGAAGATTATGGTGACGAGGACAACTCTGATCCTCTGAGTGATCTTGATGACTCGGATGAGGATCTTTTCAGTGATGAGTTTGACTCTGACTCTAGTGAAAAGAGTCATGAAACTCGAAAGAAGAGTAACTGGTTCAAACAATTCTTCGATGAGTTTGATCGTTTAAGTGTGGATGAGGTTGCTGATCCTGCCAGGCGATGGCACTGCCCTGCGTGCAAAAAGGGTCCCGGAGCAATTGATTGGTACGATGGCCTGCAGCCCCTCAAAAGGCATGCAGAAACTAAAGGGGCAAAGCGGGTGAAGCTCCATCGAGAGCTTGCAAAACTTATAGATGCGGAGTTGCAGCTGAAGGGAGCATCTGTCACACCTGTGGGCCAAGTATTCGGCAGATGGGCAGCTCTGAAAGATGAGGAAAAGAATCGCAAAGTTATCTGGCCTCCGATGGTGCTTATCATGAACACAAAACTCGAACAGGATGAATTTGACAAGTGGATTGGAATGGGGACCGAGGAGCTTCTTGATTTGTTTGATGATTATCATGCTAGTAAGGCTCGACACTCATATGGTCCGCAGGGACATTGTGGGATGAGCATGTTGATTTTTGAGGCCTCAGCGATGGGGCATTTTGAGGCGGAGCGGCTGCACAGGCATTTTGCAGACCAAGGATTTGGTAGGGATGCGTGGGAGCGCAATCCTGTCTTGTTTCGTCCAGGTCTTGTCCGACAGCTCTATGGTTTCTTGCCAACCAAGCGAGACTTGGATTCTTTCAACCACCACTGCGATGATAAAGGGAGGGTGAAATTCGATATAAAATCTTACCAGGAGATGGTCTTGCAGCCGACAAGGCAGATGAGTCTGGACAGCGAAGAGGTTATTCGGCTGAAGGACAAGCTCCCGAAAGAAATGAGGCTCAGGAAAGATGCTGAGGAAACTAATGCCATACTTCGTGGTAAGATCGAAAAGCTGCAAGATGAAAATCGTAGTTTGAAGCAGAGGATCACAAAGCATCTGGAAGAGAACAAGGAAGAGATGATTCTGCAGGAAGAATTCTACAAAGGTGTTATATCTCTTCCTCGAGATTAA